The following are encoded together in the Balaenoptera acutorostrata chromosome 9, mBalAcu1.1, whole genome shotgun sequence genome:
- the LOC103012752 gene encoding olfactory receptor 51H1-like has product MFSCNTSTSGHSTFLLTGFPGLGASHHWVSIPINLICVVSVLGKGIILFLIRTDPALHEPMYIFLSTLAASDLGLCASTFPTMVQLFWLGVCELPFNLCAAQMFFIHAFTYVESGVLLAMAFDHFVAIRDPLHYASVLTHSAMAKVGPAILVRAVLLNLPGPILLWCLLFLQISVLSHCYCLHCDPVGLACSETQVNSLVCLVSILLSLGFDSSLIILSYALILWTVLSIASPGKRLKALNTCVSHLCIVLIFYLPKLGLSELHRVEKHSYPALAVLTANLRFLVPPFMNPIVYCTKSKQILQGLLKRFQQKRVDVL; this is encoded by the coding sequence ATGTTTTCCTGCAACACCAGCACTTCTGGTCATTCTACCTTCCTCCTCACTGGCTTTCCAGGTCTGGGAGCTTCTCATCATTGGGTTTCCATCCCCATCAACCTCATCTGTGTGGTTTCCGTCCTGGGTAAGGGTATCATCCTCTTTCTGATCCGCACAGATCCAGCCTTACACGAACCCATGTACATCTTCCTGTCCACGCTGGCAGCCTCTGATCTGGGCCTCTGTGCCTCCACCTTCCCCACCATGGTGCAGCTCTTCTGGCTGGGTGTTTGTGAGCTGCCCTTCAATCTTTGTGCGGCACAGATGTTCTTCATCCACGCCTTCACCTATGTGGAATCTGGTGTGCTGCTGGCCATGGCCTTTGATCACTTTGTTGCCATCCGGGACCCTCTGCACTATGCCTCAGTTCTTACCCACTCAGCCATGGCCAAAGTGGGGCCTGCCATCCTGGTGAGGGCCGTCCTGCTCAATCTCCCAGGACCCATCCTCCTGTGGTGTCTGCTCTTTCTCCAGATCAGTGTACTCTCTCACTGTTACTGCCTGCACTGTGACCCTGTGGGTTTGGCCTGCTCAGAAACTCAGGTCAACAGCCTGGTGTGCCTGGTCTCCATCCTCCTCTCTTTGGGCTTTGACTCTTCCCTCATCATACTCTCCTATGCCCTAATCCTATGGACCGTGCTGAGCATTGCATCACCTGGGAAACGACTAAAGGCACTCAACACGTGTGTCTCACACCTCTGCATTGTTCTCATCTTTTACTTGCCCAAACTGGGGCTGTCTGAGTTGCACCGAGTAGAGAAGCACAGCTACCCTGCTCTGGCAGTGCTTACGGCCAACCTGCGCTTCTTGGTTCCGCCCTTCATGAACCCCATTGTCTACTGCACCAAGTCTAAGCAGATCCTTCAGGGCCTCCTAAAGCGCTTCCAGCAGAAAAGGGTTGATGTCTTGTAG